GAACCTCGACAATCCGATGGAGGACCGTCGGAACGGAGACGTCCGCGAGACTCCCGTGAAAGGCTTCCGTCAATTCCATGACAACCCGCGACTGCGCGAGACATTAACAGAAGAAGCGAGCGGGGGACTTGATGCATTCTGCGGGAGAGATGCGGTTGCGGCCGGGAAACCGCAGAAGCCGTTGCGCAGCTATGAGTTCCGATCGTCGCCCGCCGCCCCGCTGCTCCGGCGCTGAGTCCCGGCTCCCCGTTCGGGGTCGCGAGTCACGAGTCAAAAGTCACGAGTCAGTGCCCCGGTGGGGAGACCGCCATTGCTTCAGTCGGCACCGGCCGGCATCGCGTGCTGCAGGAACGCGAGGATCTCCGCTTCGACCTCATCCTCGTGACCGACGAGGAGATGACCTCCGGTCGGGAAGCCTACGAAACGCGCACCCCGAACGTGCTCGGCCGTGTATCGGGCGGGCTCGTACGTCCCGTACCCGCAGTCGGCGGCGGAGATGACGAGCGTCGGCGCCGAGATCGCCTCGAGGTCGTATCGCCGGATCGACGAGATCACGGCGGCGTCGTTGACGAGCCCGCGCCGGCGAAGGGTCACCGGAAGGATGTGCCGCAGCATCAGATCGACGCGCGCCTTTTCCGACTCGCTCGCCCGGGCGACGAGCTCGGTCGGCGTGCCGAGGATCGTGCCGATGGCGACGGGGCGCAGCGGTCGCGTGAGGATCCAGAACAGGAAGTCGGAGCGCAGGGCCGTGTCGAACAACGCCGGGACTCCGGACGGGCTCTTCACGGAGGGCGCGCCTCCGGGCCGCGGCGCGTACACGCCCGGGACCATGAGGACGAGCGCCGCGCACCGGTCCGGGTGACGAATCGCGAACTGCAGAGCCGACGGCCCGCCCGCGGAGACCCCGATGACCGCGGCACGCGAAACACCGAGCTCGTCGAGAAGGCAGGCGTGGGCGTCGGCCTGGGCCTCGGCCGAGGCGTCGGGCGGCACCGGCGTGCGCAGGTATCCGAAGCGGGACATCGCGACGACGCGGTATTCCTTTCGACCGAGCCAGCCGGCGAGGTCGAGACCCTGGTCCCACCCGCCGCCGGCGCCGTGGATCGAAAGGACGACCGGGCCCCGGCCGATGGAGCCGAATTCGATCGGGCCGCAGCGGGTGGTCGCGATGGAGCTCTGCGCGACGCGTGCTCTCTCACGGGCGATGTCGCGCCGGGAAAGGATGAAGGCGACGGCCGACAGAACGGCGATCGCGACGGCGGCGATCAGGAGCGCGCGCAGCACGGAGAAATCGTGCCGCCGTTCGCGGGGACGCGCATGAGGAAAAGGAACCAGGAGTCCCGGAGTCGAGGGGCTGATGGGCGGAACCCGGCTCCCCGGCCTGGGTCGGTCGTGAGTCATGAAGCCATGGCCCGCGTGCCTGGCGCTCAGAGAGGCCGGTCGGTTCCGGGGCGGTCAATTCGGCTATCATCCGGGGGAAGGAGCAACAATGAAAAGACTTTTCCTCAGCGCCGCGCTTGCGGCGGCGGTGGCAGGCATTCCCATCCAGGCGCGGGCGGCGGAGCCGGCCGACGCCATCAAGGCGCTGAACCAGGACTTCGTGACGGCCTGGAACGCGCACGACGCGAAGAAGCTGGCCGCCGTCTGGGCGGACGACGGCAGCCTCATCAACCCGTTCGGCCTGAGGTGCGGCAACCGCGCCGAGGTCGAGAAGCTCTTCGAGAACGAGCTCGGCGGCATGATGAAGGCGAGCACGTACAAGATCGACTCATTCGCGGTGCGCAAGACCAGCGACGACGTGATGGTGGGAGACTGGGATGCCACCCTCACCGGGGGAATCGACCCGGGTGGAAATCCGATGCCTCCGTTCCTGCATCACGTGACCGCCGTGTACCGCAACAGCGGCGGACACTGGGCCATTGCGGACGCGCGAGCGTTCCATCTGCTCCCGCCTCCCGGCGCTCCGGCGAAGTAGGCGCGGCAACGATCAGCGTGCCGGGTTCGCCCGGCACGTTTCGTTTTCGGGTGAATCGCGCGCGCCGGCGAGTTGACGACGATCAGGGACTCGGGGCGCCAGCCGCGCGGTGCTGATTTCCGGACAAAAGAACGAGGCCCCTCGCGGGGCCTCGTTGGTCACGGGCGCTTTCGCGCCGCGGCATTCCGATTACAGGCGATAGCTGGAGGCGTTCTCGTAGGTCACGACCTTGGGCGTTCCCTCGAGGAATGGATTCAGCTTCGCGAGGACCTGCGGGTAGGTCGCGTGCTCGTAGGTTTCGGCGTTCTTCTTGCTGTCCCACAGGCTGATGAACTCCGCGCCCTTCGTATCGAGGAGATTCACTTCCTCCTGAAAGCCATTCTGCTTGCGGAGAAGCGGGAGGATCTCCTTCTCCCAGACGGTGGTGAATTCGGTCTCTTTACCCTTCTTGATCTGGAAGTGGACATTGCGTGCGAATTTCATGTGATTCTCCTTTCCCTTGAGCAAGTCCCTTCACACGGGAAGTCCCGAAATGAAGGGTCGGATTCGGCAAGGGACCGAAGCCGATCGAAACTGAAGGGTGTTCACCGTAGCATGACCGAACTTGATTTGAATGATGCAGCGAAATCATTTTGAAGGCGTGAGCGAGCGACTCACGTCCGGCAGGTGCTCGTCGCTGTAATGACGATCACTCGGCGAGATCGTTCGCCGCGCGGCGGAAATCGCCGACTCTTCCGATGCCGCGCGCGAGCCACGCATCTTCGATTTCTTCGAGCGAGTGCGGCATCGGCGACCCGGCGCGGCGGCCTCGTCGATGGTAACGATCCGCGAGGCGTTGACGACGGCGCCGCGTCGGAGGGTCCCGTCGCTTTTTCGCTCACCGCGCAGCTCCCGCACCGGAACAATGCCGGCCGATCCGCGTATGCTGTTTCATGATGAAGGCGAAGGTGTGGGCGATTCTGGCGGCGGCGGGGCTCGCGGCCCCCCTTTCAGGCGCTCCGCCCGCCGCGTCGCGGCTCTCGCTCGCAACCTGCAAGGTTTCGGGTGTCCAGAGGGAGGTCCGCTGCGGTCGAATGGAGGTCTGGGAGGACCGGGCCCGGAAGGCGGGCCGGAAGATCTCCCTGAGGATCGTCGTCCTGCCGGCGACCGGCTCTGACCGCGCGCCCGACCCCGTTTTCCTGCTCGCCGGCGGGCCCGGAGAGTCGGCCGTCGAGGCGGCGGCAGGGGCGGCCGCGGGGAACGCGGAGATCAACAAGAAGCGCGACATCGTGCTCGTCGACGTCCGCGGCACCGGAGATTCGAACGGCCTGCAGTGCCCGTCCCTTCAGGGGCACCAGGGAGTGCTGGGCTTTCTCGACAGCTTCCTTCCGGTTGCCGGAGTCCGCGAATGCCGGCGGTTCCTCGAGCCGCGCGCGAATCTCGCCCTCTACACCACGACGAATGCGATGGACGACTTGGACGACGTGCGCGCCGCGCTCGGGTATCAGCGCGTCAACCTCGAAGGAGGCTCCTTCGGGACGTTCGCGGCGCTCGTCTACATGCGCCGGCATCCCGAGCACGTGCGGACGGCGGTGCTCGAGGGCGTCGTTCCCCCGGGCACGAAGGCCCCTCTCCACTTTGCGCGCAACGCGCAGACGGCGCTCGACCAGGTGATCGCGGCCTGCGGAAAGGACGCGGGCTGCCGCGCGGCGTTTCCAGACGTCCGGGGCGACGTCGATCGCGTCCTCGCCCGTCTCGAGGCGAAAGCGGTCGAGGTGACGATCAAGGATCCGAAGACCGGGGAGCCGCGGAAAATCGTGCTTGGCCGGAACGCGGCCGCCCAGACGATCCGCTACATGCTCTATCTGCCGATCACGGCGGCGCAGATCCCTCTCCAGGTGCATCTGGCGGCGCAGGGCGACTATTCGCGGCTCGTCGAAGAGGCGTATTTGTTCGGAAACCTCGCGACGTCGATCTCCGACGGCTTCTTCCTGTCGGCCACTTGCTCGGAAGACGTCCCCTTCTTCACGCCCGCCGAGGCGGAGGCCGAGGCGAAGGGAACGTTCCTCGGCGACTTTCGCACTCGCGTGCAGAAAGCCGCGTGCGCCGAATGGCCGCGGGGCGAGGTGCCGCCCGACTTCGATCAGCCCGTGAAATCCGGGGCGCCCGCCCTGTTGATCTCGGGCGAACGCGATCCGGCGACGCCGTCGGCGGACGCCGAGAGCGCGGCGAAGCATCTCCGGCACGCGAAGCGCGTCGTGATCCCCGGAGCCGGCCACGATTACGAAGGGGAGAGGGGCGCCGAGGAGTGCATCGGCCGGATCACGACGGCGCTGATCGAGAAGGGAACGGAGTCCGGCCTCGACACGAGCTGCGTCCCGGCGATCGTTCCGGTTCCGTTCGCGCTCAAGGACGACCGGGAGGCGGAAGTGAAACTCTCCGACGCGGACCTCGACCGCTTCGCCGGCTCGTACGTCGGTCCCGACGGCCACGAATTCGTCGTCCGGCGCCGGGGCGCCGTCCTCCAGTTCGTTCTGGGGGAGGGCCGCGAGTTCGTTCTCACGCCGATTGCGCCCGCCCGTTTCCGCATCGAAGGCGCGCCGCCCGGCTATTTCGTCGAGTTCCAGCGCGACGGCGAGAGCGTCACCGGGATACAGCTCGAAGAGGGCCCGACCGAGCGGGAAACGCTGAAGCGGAAGCCGTAGACCGGCTGCGCCGGAAATGCACGCTCGAGGACGCGAATCCGATCGCGTTTCTCCCGAAGTGACGCGGACCCCGATATTTCGCCGCCCGTCGGCAACCTTCGATCCCACAATTGCTGATCAATCGACTCGCCGATGGTAGGCTTTGTCGCAATTTAAGGAGAAAGCCATGAAGACTCGCTCCCTCTTCCTGCTCGCGGGAATGCTCGTGGCCGGTTGCCTGTCGGCGGAGACGACGACATCCGGTGTCGCAACCTGCAAACCGGAACCGCCTTCGCCGGTCGCTCTCACCGACAAGCCCAACCACTTCCTGGCTGTC
The Thermoanaerobaculia bacterium genome window above contains:
- a CDS encoding alpha/beta hydrolase, encoding MLRALLIAAVAIAVLSAVAFILSRRDIARERARVAQSSIATTRCGPIEFGSIGRGPVVLSIHGAGGGWDQGLDLAGWLGRKEYRVVAMSRFGYLRTPVPPDASAEAQADAHACLLDELGVSRAAVIGVSAGGPSALQFAIRHPDRCAALVLMVPGVYAPRPGGAPSVKSPSGVPALFDTALRSDFLFWILTRPLRPVAIGTILGTPTELVARASESEKARVDLMLRHILPVTLRRRGLVNDAAVISSIRRYDLEAISAPTLVISAADCGYGTYEPARYTAEHVRGARFVGFPTGGHLLVGHEDEVEAEILAFLQHAMPAGAD
- a CDS encoding nuclear transport factor 2 family protein; translated protein: MKRLFLSAALAAAVAGIPIQARAAEPADAIKALNQDFVTAWNAHDAKKLAAVWADDGSLINPFGLRCGNRAEVEKLFENELGGMMKASTYKIDSFAVRKTSDDVMVGDWDATLTGGIDPGGNPMPPFLHHVTAVYRNSGGHWAIADARAFHLLPPPGAPAK
- a CDS encoding alpha/beta hydrolase, yielding MMKAKVWAILAAAGLAAPLSGAPPAASRLSLATCKVSGVQREVRCGRMEVWEDRARKAGRKISLRIVVLPATGSDRAPDPVFLLAGGPGESAVEAAAGAAAGNAEINKKRDIVLVDVRGTGDSNGLQCPSLQGHQGVLGFLDSFLPVAGVRECRRFLEPRANLALYTTTNAMDDLDDVRAALGYQRVNLEGGSFGTFAALVYMRRHPEHVRTAVLEGVVPPGTKAPLHFARNAQTALDQVIAACGKDAGCRAAFPDVRGDVDRVLARLEAKAVEVTIKDPKTGEPRKIVLGRNAAAQTIRYMLYLPITAAQIPLQVHLAAQGDYSRLVEEAYLFGNLATSISDGFFLSATCSEDVPFFTPAEAEAEAKGTFLGDFRTRVQKAACAEWPRGEVPPDFDQPVKSGAPALLISGERDPATPSADAESAAKHLRHAKRVVIPGAGHDYEGERGAEECIGRITTALIEKGTESGLDTSCVPAIVPVPFALKDDREAEVKLSDADLDRFAGSYVGPDGHEFVVRRRGAVLQFVLGEGREFVLTPIAPARFRIEGAPPGYFVEFQRDGESVTGIQLEEGPTERETLKRKP